Proteins encoded together in one Altererythrobacter epoxidivorans window:
- a CDS encoding LemA family protein, whose product MNWKSVRRFGVVVLASIGLAACGINSVPAAEENAKAKWADVQAAFQARANLIPNLAEVAQGAAEQERGILTDVVEARAKATSIQLSADDLNDPAKMAEFQAAQGQLGQGIGRLLANFEAYPQLQSIANYQMLQSQLEGSENKIRIAIKDYNEAVRQYNTTIRTFPDTIGANIIHGAEPMVPYEAVTPGAEVAPELDMTPNSSTQAE is encoded by the coding sequence ATGAATTGGAAATCCGTGCGCCGTTTCGGCGTTGTCGTTCTTGCCTCGATCGGACTTGCAGCATGCGGCATCAACTCGGTCCCTGCGGCCGAAGAAAATGCCAAGGCAAAATGGGCAGACGTTCAGGCAGCCTTCCAGGCCCGCGCCAATCTCATTCCCAACCTTGCAGAAGTGGCACAGGGTGCGGCCGAACAGGAACGCGGCATCCTGACCGATGTGGTCGAAGCACGTGCCAAGGCGACCAGCATCCAGCTTTCAGCGGACGATCTGAACGATCCGGCAAAGATGGCGGAATTCCAGGCTGCCCAGGGCCAGCTGGGCCAGGGGATCGGCCGACTGCTGGCGAATTTCGAAGCCTATCCGCAGCTCCAGTCGATCGCGAACTACCAGATGCTGCAGAGCCAGCTCGAAGGTTCGGAAAACAAGATCCGGATCGCGATCAAGGATTATAACGAGGCCGTGCGCCAGTATAACACCACGATCCGTACCTTCCCGGACACGATCGGTGCCAACATCATCCACGGTGCCGAACCGATGGTTCCTTATGAAGCCGTGACGCCGGGTGCCGAAGTTGCTCCCGAACTCGACATGACGCCGAACAGCTCGACCCAGGCCGAGTAA
- the mscL gene encoding large conductance mechanosensitive channel protein MscL: MLSEFRDFIAKGNVMELAVAVIIGGAFATIVGSMTDDLIMPFVGWIFGGADFSQYFILLSAPEGYEGSMTDYAALKEAGAAMIGYGAFITAAFNFVILAFIIFLLVRYANKVTAQFEKKEEEAPAEAAGPTEVELLAEIRDALKSGAPGAPQNGPMG, encoded by the coding sequence ATGCTGTCAGAATTCAGGGATTTCATTGCCAAGGGTAACGTGATGGAACTCGCGGTCGCTGTGATTATCGGCGGCGCATTTGCGACGATCGTAGGCTCGATGACCGACGATCTGATCATGCCTTTTGTCGGCTGGATCTTCGGCGGTGCCGATTTCAGTCAGTATTTCATCCTGCTCAGCGCACCCGAGGGATACGAAGGGTCGATGACCGATTACGCCGCCCTCAAGGAAGCCGGCGCAGCAATGATCGGCTATGGCGCATTCATCACCGCAGCGTTCAATTTCGTGATCCTTGCTTTCATCATCTTCCTGCTCGTTCGTTACGCGAACAAGGTAACGGCGCAGTTCGAAAAGAAGGAAGAGGAAGCACCCGCCGAAGCTGCTGGTCCGACCGAGGTCGAACTGCTGGCGGAAATCCGCGATGCCCTGAAATCGGGAGCTCCGGGCGCTCCGCAGAACGGCCCGATGGGCTGA
- a CDS encoding N-succinylarginine dihydrolase — protein MSELVEINFDGIVGPSHNYAGLSLGNLAATAHKGDTSYPRAAALQGLAKMRANMARGLAQGYLLPLPRPNWHLSKALALDETAPPELVAAAWSASSMWTANAATVSPAPDTGDGRCHLTPANLVTMVHRAQEWPDTKRQLEVAFGNREHFAVHDAVPPTFGDEGAANHMRLCSKHDQAGVEVFVYGRPGGKFPARQHEQASRAVARAHGLAPERAVFIEQSPIAIEAGAFHNDVVAVANEDVVFAHELAFADRQGAYDAMRAAFPALQVVEVPDSAVSLAEAIRSYLFNAQLVTIPGGGGMALVVPEECRESAAVWGWLEQMLAGNGPIREVWPVDVRQSMANGGGPACLRLRVVADPATVDQRFILDEEKADRIEAVIDKYWPEKIDVWQIGDGDLAAQVIEARNALLSVLNLDELI, from the coding sequence ATGAGCGAACTGGTAGAGATCAATTTCGACGGGATTGTCGGCCCCAGCCACAACTACGCCGGCCTAAGCCTCGGCAATCTCGCGGCGACAGCGCATAAGGGCGATACTTCGTATCCGCGCGCGGCTGCGCTGCAGGGTCTGGCAAAGATGCGCGCCAATATGGCTCGCGGCCTTGCCCAGGGCTATCTACTGCCCCTGCCTCGCCCCAACTGGCACCTGTCTAAAGCCCTCGCGCTCGACGAGACCGCACCTCCCGAACTGGTTGCCGCTGCCTGGTCGGCGAGCTCCATGTGGACGGCGAATGCGGCAACGGTGAGCCCGGCTCCCGATACCGGCGACGGGCGTTGCCATCTCACTCCGGCAAACCTTGTCACCATGGTCCACCGCGCACAGGAATGGCCCGATACCAAGCGGCAACTCGAGGTCGCTTTCGGCAACCGGGAACATTTCGCGGTTCACGATGCCGTCCCGCCGACTTTCGGCGACGAAGGTGCGGCAAACCACATGCGGCTGTGCAGCAAGCATGACCAGGCAGGTGTCGAGGTTTTCGTTTACGGTCGGCCGGGCGGCAAGTTTCCTGCACGCCAGCACGAACAGGCCAGCCGGGCAGTCGCCCGCGCTCATGGCCTTGCTCCCGAACGTGCGGTCTTCATCGAACAGAGCCCGATCGCGATCGAAGCCGGCGCGTTTCACAACGACGTCGTTGCGGTCGCAAACGAAGACGTGGTGTTTGCGCACGAACTCGCCTTTGCCGACCGGCAGGGCGCCTATGATGCGATGCGGGCGGCCTTCCCCGCACTGCAGGTCGTGGAAGTGCCTGATAGTGCAGTCAGCCTTGCAGAGGCGATCCGCAGCTATCTGTTCAACGCCCAGCTTGTCACCATTCCAGGCGGTGGGGGCATGGCCCTCGTCGTTCCGGAAGAATGCCGCGAAAGCGCTGCCGTCTGGGGCTGGCTGGAACAGATGCTGGCTGGCAACGGACCCATTCGCGAAGTCTGGCCGGTAGATGTCCGACAATCGATGGCCAATGGTGGCGGTCCTGCATGCTTGCGCCTGCGCGTGGTGGCTGATCCGGCGACCGTCGATCAGCGCTTCATCCTCGACGAGGAGAAGGCAGACCGGATCGAGGCTGTCATCGACAAGTACTGGCCCGAGAAAATCGATGTCTGGCAAATCGGCGACGGCGATCTTGCAGCGCAGGTGATCGAAGCACGAAATGCGCTTCTATCTGTCCTGAATCTGGACGAACTCATCTGA
- a CDS encoding arginine N-succinyltransferase, which translates to MTFRLRAARADDLEPLYEMAKLTGGGFTNLPPDRNALSGKLGRASAAFANETDEICDEQFVLILENAQTGAIRGTCQLMTQVGQQWPFYSYRLNTLTQYSQELDRTVRAEMLSLVTDLEGSSEVGGLFLHPNERAGGLGLLLARSRYLFIAMHRARFADRVLAELRGIIDERGGSPFWDGVAGRFFGMNFQEADYFNAINGNQFIADLMPKHPVYVAMLDDDARSVIGVPHPTGRAAMRMLENEGFHYDGYVDIFDGGPTMVARTDEVVSVKNSEQRTISGIETTEGERAIIATGKLATFRACYGARKLNEDGTISIDAQAADILDVKGGDTVWSVAR; encoded by the coding sequence TTGACCTTTCGCCTGCGCGCGGCCCGCGCCGACGACCTTGAACCGCTGTACGAGATGGCGAAGCTCACCGGCGGTGGCTTCACCAACCTGCCACCCGACCGCAATGCGCTTTCGGGCAAGCTTGGCCGTGCGAGTGCAGCCTTCGCCAACGAAACCGACGAGATTTGCGACGAACAGTTCGTCCTGATCCTGGAAAACGCGCAGACCGGGGCAATCCGCGGAACCTGCCAGCTGATGACGCAGGTCGGCCAGCAGTGGCCGTTCTATTCATATCGGTTGAACACACTGACGCAGTATAGCCAGGAACTCGACCGCACGGTCCGCGCCGAGATGCTGAGCCTGGTGACAGACCTCGAAGGGTCAAGCGAAGTCGGGGGCCTGTTCCTGCATCCCAACGAAAGGGCAGGCGGCCTTGGCCTGCTGCTCGCGCGCAGCCGTTACCTGTTCATCGCGATGCACCGCGCGCGCTTTGCGGACCGTGTGCTGGCCGAACTCCGCGGCATCATCGACGAACGCGGCGGCTCACCCTTCTGGGATGGCGTCGCCGGGCGCTTCTTCGGGATGAATTTCCAGGAAGCCGACTATTTCAACGCCATCAATGGCAACCAGTTCATTGCCGACCTGATGCCGAAGCACCCGGTCTATGTCGCAATGCTTGACGACGATGCGCGCAGCGTGATCGGCGTACCGCATCCGACCGGACGCGCAGCCATGCGGATGCTCGAGAACGAGGGTTTCCATTACGACGGCTATGTCGACATCTTCGACGGCGGCCCGACCATGGTGGCGCGCACCGATGAGGTGGTGAGCGTCAAGAATTCCGAGCAGCGGACCATTTCGGGTATCGAAACGACCGAGGGCGAACGCGCAATCATCGCCACGGGCAAACTCGCGACTTTCCGGGCCTGTTACGGCGCTCGCAAGCTCAACGAAGACGGTACCATTTCCATTGACGCGCAAGCTGCCGACATCCTCGACGTGAAGGGCGGCGACACCGTGTGGAGCGTTGCACGATGA
- a CDS encoding hydrolase translates to MKLDATQEKLVEPIDQEAMLAHARSWSAINTGTANLDGLAQMAQALASEFSVLPGEVELIDPAPVSAIDPDGTEVERKFGQHMVLRVRPEAERRLLFTGHMDTVFPKDHPFQQQQWVDDAVLNGPGLADMKGGIAVILHALKAFEQSEYAGRIGYDVLINSDEETGSLASAPLIEQLAKGKYAALTYEPSALPDGTLAHARGGSGNYSLTITGKSAHAGRNPQDGRNAIVAAAALVLGLKQLQSDECPVNPAKIDGGAANNVVPDHAVLRFNIRPKSPDAADAFESGLARLIGEVQQSHEVSIHRHGGITRPPKPVDRRAQKLFDLVRDCGATLGQEIGWQSTGGVCDGNNIAATGVPVVDTMGVRGGAIHSPQEFMIVSSLWERAALSALVLHKLASEDVF, encoded by the coding sequence ATGAAACTGGATGCCACTCAAGAAAAGCTTGTCGAGCCGATCGACCAGGAAGCGATGCTGGCGCATGCCAGGTCGTGGAGCGCGATCAACACCGGGACAGCCAACCTCGATGGGCTGGCGCAGATGGCGCAAGCGCTGGCGAGCGAGTTTTCCGTCCTGCCCGGCGAAGTCGAACTAATAGATCCCGCTCCGGTTAGCGCCATCGACCCCGACGGTACGGAGGTCGAGCGCAAGTTCGGCCAGCACATGGTGCTGCGCGTCAGGCCGGAAGCAGAGCGACGCCTGCTCTTCACCGGCCACATGGATACGGTTTTCCCGAAAGATCACCCGTTTCAGCAGCAGCAATGGGTCGACGACGCGGTTTTGAACGGTCCCGGCCTTGCCGACATGAAGGGCGGTATTGCCGTGATCCTTCACGCGCTTAAGGCCTTCGAACAATCCGAATATGCCGGGCGCATCGGCTATGACGTCCTCATCAATTCCGACGAAGAGACAGGCTCGCTGGCCTCCGCACCGCTGATCGAACAGCTGGCCAAGGGCAAATATGCGGCGCTGACCTACGAGCCGTCCGCCCTGCCCGACGGTACGCTGGCGCATGCTCGCGGCGGCAGTGGCAATTACTCGCTGACAATCACCGGCAAGAGCGCCCATGCCGGACGCAACCCGCAGGATGGACGCAATGCCATCGTGGCCGCGGCAGCGCTGGTCCTTGGCCTCAAGCAACTGCAGAGCGACGAATGTCCGGTCAATCCGGCAAAGATCGACGGCGGTGCCGCCAACAACGTCGTGCCGGATCATGCCGTGCTCCGTTTCAACATTCGGCCCAAGAGCCCCGACGCGGCCGATGCATTCGAAAGCGGCCTTGCCCGGCTGATCGGCGAAGTCCAGCAATCGCACGAGGTCTCGATCCATCGCCACGGGGGGATTACCCGCCCTCCGAAGCCTGTCGATCGGCGCGCGCAGAAACTGTTCGACCTGGTGCGCGATTGCGGGGCGACGCTGGGCCAGGAGATTGGCTGGCAGTCCACCGGTGGCGTTTGCGACGGCAACAATATCGCCGCGACAGGCGTCCCTGTCGTCGACACGATGGGCGTGCGGGGCGGTGCAATCCATAGCCCCCAGGAATTCATGATCGTTTCGTCTTTGTGGGAACGCGCCGCGCTGTCGGCGCTGGTGCTCCACAAGCTTGCTTCGGAGGATGTGTTTTGA
- a CDS encoding malate synthase G translates to MSDTVTRSGITVDAKLANFIENEVLVPLGRDQAGFWQGFADLLADFVPRNRALLAKRDDLQAQIDAWHTERRGKPIDQGEYQDFLREIGYLVPEPGDFTIGSRNVDPEIATMAGPQLVVPILNARFLLNAANARWGSLYDAFYGTDALDAPPARPGGYDEERGAAVIARGREFLDQALPLVDQSWADLADENDGKLQDESQYVGKTEKGLLFKDNGLHIEVQFDREQPVGRTDKAGISDIVVEAALTTICDCEDSVAAVDAEDKLLAYTNWLGVIRGDLSDSFEKGGRQMTRTLAADKTYTAADGSTHSLPGRSLLFVRNVGHLMTNPAITLADGGEIPEGIMDAVFTSAISTLDVEGHAKYGNSRCGSIYIVKPKMHGPEECAFTNDLFDAVEDLLGLPRHTIKVGVMDEERRTSANLGACIEAVRDRVVFINTGFLDRTGDEIHTSMQAGPMVRKGEMKSSAWLQAYEKRNVAIGLKHGLSGRAQIGKGMWAAPDLMKQMMVEKIGHLNAGANTAWVPSPTAATLHALHYHQTDVFEVQKGLGEIPPLDDLLTIPLAKGVNWSEDELREELDNNAQGLLGYVVRWIDQGVGCSKVPDINDVGLMEDRATLRISSQHMANWLLHGVVSEEQVMDSLRRMAAKVDEQNAGDPFYEPLVGNEDHPAFQAAKDLVFKGVQQPSGYTEPLLHHWRQVKKAD, encoded by the coding sequence GTGAGCGATACCGTCACTCGTTCGGGCATCACCGTCGATGCCAAACTGGCCAACTTTATCGAAAACGAAGTTCTCGTGCCGCTTGGCCGCGATCAGGCCGGTTTCTGGCAGGGTTTCGCAGATCTTCTAGCCGATTTCGTACCGCGCAATCGCGCGCTTCTTGCAAAACGCGACGACCTTCAGGCGCAGATCGATGCTTGGCATACGGAGCGTCGCGGCAAACCGATCGACCAGGGCGAATACCAGGATTTCCTCCGCGAGATCGGTTATCTCGTCCCTGAACCGGGTGATTTCACCATCGGGAGCCGGAACGTCGATCCGGAAATTGCGACCATGGCCGGGCCGCAGCTCGTCGTACCCATTCTTAATGCGCGTTTTCTCCTTAACGCCGCCAATGCACGCTGGGGCAGCCTCTACGACGCGTTCTATGGCACCGATGCGCTCGATGCGCCGCCGGCACGCCCCGGCGGCTATGACGAGGAACGTGGGGCCGCGGTTATCGCGCGCGGCCGCGAGTTCCTCGACCAAGCGCTGCCACTGGTTGACCAGAGCTGGGCCGACCTAGCCGACGAGAACGACGGCAAGCTGCAGGACGAAAGCCAGTATGTCGGAAAGACGGAAAAAGGCCTGTTGTTCAAGGACAACGGTCTTCACATCGAAGTGCAATTCGATCGCGAGCAACCCGTCGGTCGGACGGACAAGGCCGGCATCAGCGATATCGTCGTCGAAGCTGCCCTGACCACTATCTGCGACTGCGAGGATTCGGTCGCTGCGGTCGATGCGGAAGACAAGCTGCTCGCTTACACAAACTGGCTGGGCGTTATCCGCGGCGATTTGAGCGATTCCTTCGAAAAGGGCGGCCGGCAGATGACCCGGACGCTTGCTGCCGACAAGACCTATACGGCGGCGGACGGTTCGACACACAGCCTGCCCGGACGCAGCCTGCTGTTCGTGCGCAATGTCGGCCATCTGATGACCAATCCGGCAATCACTCTGGCTGATGGCGGCGAAATTCCCGAAGGGATCATGGACGCGGTGTTCACCTCAGCCATCAGCACGCTCGACGTCGAAGGCCATGCAAAATACGGCAATTCGCGCTGCGGCAGCATCTACATCGTGAAGCCCAAGATGCACGGGCCTGAAGAATGCGCATTCACCAACGACCTCTTCGACGCGGTCGAGGATCTGCTCGGCCTGCCTCGCCATACTATCAAGGTTGGCGTCATGGACGAAGAACGCCGGACGAGCGCCAATCTTGGTGCGTGTATCGAGGCGGTCCGCGACAGGGTCGTATTCATCAACACTGGCTTCCTCGATCGCACAGGCGATGAAATTCACACCTCGATGCAGGCCGGTCCTATGGTCCGCAAGGGCGAGATGAAAAGCTCTGCCTGGCTGCAGGCATACGAAAAGCGCAATGTGGCAATCGGCCTGAAGCATGGTCTTTCGGGCCGCGCGCAAATCGGCAAGGGCATGTGGGCCGCTCCCGACCTGATGAAACAGATGATGGTCGAAAAAATCGGCCATCTCAACGCAGGCGCAAATACGGCATGGGTCCCTTCGCCGACCGCTGCAACGCTCCACGCGCTGCATTACCACCAGACAGACGTGTTCGAGGTCCAGAAGGGGCTCGGCGAAATCCCGCCGCTCGATGACCTTCTGACCATTCCCCTGGCCAAGGGCGTGAACTGGTCGGAGGACGAACTGCGCGAGGAACTCGACAATAACGCGCAGGGCTTGCTCGGCTACGTCGTTCGCTGGATCGACCAGGGCGTCGGCTGTTCGAAGGTTCCGGACATCAACGATGTAGGACTGATGGAAGACCGCGCGACCCTGCGCATTTCCAGCCAGCACATGGCCAACTGGCTGCTGCACGGCGTCGTTTCCGAAGAGCAGGTGATGGACAGCCTCCGCCGGATGGCGGCCAAGGTCGACGAGCAGAACGCCGGCGACCCGTTCTACGAGCCGCTGGTCGGCAACGAGGATCACCCTGCCTTTCAGGCTGCAAAAGACCTCGTCTTCAAGGGCGTCCAACAGCCGAGCGGCTATACCGAGCCGTTGCTCCACCATTGGCGCCAGGTGAAGAAAGCGGACTGA
- the rsmA gene encoding 16S rRNA (adenine(1518)-N(6)/adenine(1519)-N(6))-dimethyltransferase RsmA, translated as MAELPPLREVIARHGLSASKALGQNFLFDAQLLDRIAAIPGDLADKAVLEIGPGPGGLTRALLKAGARVTAIEMDKRCLPALAELGDAYPGRLNVIQGDALKLDHAEIMNGESFAVLSNLPYNVGTALFVRWLGGEAWPPLWTSLTLMFQQEVAQRIVAQPDTSAYGRLAVLAQWRARAKLAMKVHRSAFTPPPKVMSAIVHVEPAAMPEGVSARMLERLTEAAFGQRRKMLRQSLKSVPGALEALECLGIDPQRRAETVSVDEFVSLARELSAG; from the coding sequence ATGGCTGAACTGCCACCCTTACGGGAAGTCATCGCACGTCACGGGTTGAGCGCATCCAAAGCACTCGGCCAGAACTTCCTCTTCGACGCGCAATTGCTCGACCGGATCGCGGCGATACCGGGCGATCTTGCGGACAAGGCTGTCCTGGAAATCGGCCCCGGCCCCGGAGGCCTTACCCGCGCATTGCTCAAGGCAGGGGCCAGGGTCACCGCTATCGAAATGGACAAGCGCTGCCTGCCCGCGCTCGCCGAACTCGGTGATGCATATCCCGGCCGCCTGAACGTCATCCAGGGCGATGCCCTCAAGCTCGACCACGCAGAAATCATGAACGGCGAATCCTTCGCCGTGCTTTCGAACCTGCCCTACAATGTCGGGACTGCCCTTTTCGTGCGCTGGCTAGGAGGTGAAGCTTGGCCGCCGCTCTGGACCAGCCTGACCCTGATGTTCCAGCAGGAGGTCGCCCAGCGCATCGTCGCGCAGCCCGACACATCGGCATACGGCCGATTAGCGGTACTCGCCCAGTGGAGAGCGCGCGCGAAGCTGGCGATGAAGGTTCACCGCAGCGCCTTTACCCCGCCTCCCAAGGTGATGAGCGCGATCGTCCATGTCGAGCCTGCCGCGATGCCGGAGGGCGTAAGCGCCCGCATGCTCGAGCGGCTGACCGAGGCCGCATTCGGGCAGCGCCGCAAGATGCTCCGCCAGAGCCTGAAATCGGTGCCAGGCGCTCTCGAAGCACTCGAATGCCTAGGAATAGATCCTCAAAGGCGCGCCGAGACTGTCTCTGTCGATGAATTCGTGTCGCTGGCACGGGAACTCAGCGCCGGGTAA
- the pdxA gene encoding 4-hydroxythreonine-4-phosphate dehydrogenase PdxA: MPNPPLDAPIAISIGDPAGIGPELIAEAWLQRSRASLFPFAVIGGHEVLAAAARERGIDVPLAPISDFSQAFDTFDEALPVLAGLDARYHPGHPDEAGAALALGSLQHATKLAISGAASALVTAPIAKAELAKIGFGYPGQTEFLAAACDLPARDAVMMLAGTSLRTVPVTIHCALAEVPGLLSIDLIRHKVAITARALARDFGIEHPHLAIAGLNPHAGEGGRFGNEESTIIEPAIAALREEGLDVSGPYPGDALFTPRARSQFHAAICMYHDQALIPLKALEFDEGVNVTLGLPIVRTSPDHGTAFDIAGKGLASPDAFIAAVRMAGECAYRREARHRHG, translated from the coding sequence ATGCCCAACCCTCCCCTCGATGCACCGATCGCAATTTCGATCGGTGACCCGGCGGGGATCGGACCGGAACTGATTGCCGAGGCCTGGTTGCAACGCAGCCGGGCCTCGCTCTTTCCGTTTGCCGTGATCGGTGGGCATGAAGTGCTTGCGGCAGCGGCACGTGAGCGCGGCATCGACGTGCCACTCGCACCCATCTCCGATTTTTCGCAAGCCTTCGACACATTCGACGAAGCACTTCCGGTCCTGGCCGGGTTAGACGCACGGTATCATCCCGGCCATCCGGACGAAGCGGGTGCCGCGCTTGCGCTGGGGTCACTTCAGCATGCAACCAAGCTGGCCATTTCAGGCGCAGCATCTGCCCTGGTCACGGCTCCGATTGCGAAGGCTGAACTGGCGAAAATCGGCTTCGGATATCCGGGACAGACAGAGTTTCTTGCCGCAGCCTGCGATTTGCCGGCACGCGATGCCGTCATGATGCTGGCCGGAACATCGCTCCGCACAGTGCCTGTCACTATCCATTGCGCTCTGGCCGAGGTTCCCGGCCTCCTGAGCATCGACCTGATCCGTCACAAGGTTGCGATCACTGCACGCGCCCTCGCACGCGATTTCGGCATCGAGCATCCCCACCTCGCCATTGCCGGTCTCAACCCCCACGCCGGTGAAGGCGGGAGGTTCGGAAACGAGGAGTCCACGATCATCGAACCCGCCATAGCCGCGCTGCGCGAGGAAGGTTTGGATGTTTCGGGCCCCTATCCCGGGGATGCTCTGTTCACTCCTCGCGCCCGCAGCCAGTTCCATGCTGCGATTTGCATGTATCACGACCAAGCGTTGATCCCGCTGAAAGCGCTCGAGTTCGATGAAGGCGTCAACGTAACGCTTGGCCTGCCGATTGTCCGGACCTCACCAGATCATGGGACCGCCTTCGACATCGCCGGCAAGGGACTTGCCAGCCCCGATGCGTTCATCGCGGCGGTCCGTATGGCGGGCGAATGTGCCTACCGCCGAGAGGCGCGACACAGACATGGCTGA
- a CDS encoding peptidylprolyl isomerase: MTRKIFSTCLASFAAIATVLAPVSVAAQATAPMGDPLALPSDLTIFGKDDPNVRTATAIVNGHVITGTDVEQRLALLLAASQNEVSAEEMQQLRMQVLRNLIDETLQIQEAKAQEIEVQQPEIDQAFARVAAQNFGDNPDGMNKYLASIGSSVGSLKRQIEGELAWQRLLSRNVVPFVNVSEEEVRDVMKRLEESRGTEEYRLGEIFLSANSENAESVGQNAVRIVEQLRQGGSFLAYARQFSEATTAATGGDLGWIRLPQLRSPQLEEIVRGMEPGQLVGPVEIPGGFWIVYLIDKRQVLMADPRDAVLSLKQISIEFPAGVTQEQATQRVQNFTAGVQTIRGCGDAETAAARIGASVVTNDQIRARSLPDQLQTLVLNLQVGQTTPPFGSVEEGVRVLMLCGRDDPVAQGGPSFDQMMSEIEDERVSKRAQRYLRDLRNDAYIEYN; encoded by the coding sequence GTGACACGTAAGATTTTTTCGACCTGCCTTGCTTCATTCGCCGCGATTGCGACCGTGCTTGCTCCTGTCAGTGTGGCGGCCCAGGCGACTGCCCCGATGGGCGACCCGCTGGCACTGCCCTCCGATCTGACGATCTTCGGCAAGGATGATCCGAACGTTCGCACCGCGACCGCCATCGTCAATGGACATGTCATCACCGGCACGGACGTGGAACAACGCCTCGCTCTCCTGCTCGCCGCTTCCCAGAACGAAGTATCGGCCGAAGAAATGCAGCAACTGCGCATGCAGGTGCTCCGCAACCTGATCGACGAGACGCTTCAGATCCAGGAGGCGAAGGCCCAGGAAATTGAAGTCCAGCAACCGGAAATCGACCAGGCTTTCGCTCGTGTCGCGGCGCAGAATTTCGGCGACAATCCCGACGGCATGAACAAGTATCTCGCCTCGATCGGATCCTCGGTTGGTTCGCTCAAGCGCCAGATCGAAGGCGAACTGGCATGGCAGCGGCTGCTCAGCCGCAATGTCGTTCCTTTCGTGAATGTCTCCGAAGAAGAAGTTCGCGACGTCATGAAACGGCTCGAGGAATCGCGCGGCACCGAGGAATACCGGCTTGGGGAAATCTTCCTCTCGGCGAATAGCGAAAACGCCGAGTCGGTCGGACAGAATGCCGTCCGCATTGTCGAGCAGCTCCGCCAGGGCGGCAGCTTCCTCGCCTATGCCCGCCAGTTCTCCGAAGCGACCACCGCTGCGACCGGCGGCGATCTGGGCTGGATTCGCCTGCCCCAGTTGCGTTCGCCCCAGCTCGAGGAAATCGTGCGCGGGATGGAACCCGGCCAACTCGTGGGCCCTGTCGAAATTCCCGGCGGCTTCTGGATCGTTTACCTGATCGACAAGCGGCAGGTCCTGATGGCCGATCCGCGCGATGCCGTGCTCAGCCTGAAGCAGATCTCGATCGAATTCCCAGCTGGGGTGACCCAGGAACAGGCAACGCAGAGGGTCCAGAACTTCACTGCCGGCGTCCAGACGATCAGGGGATGCGGCGATGCTGAAACCGCAGCCGCTCGCATTGGTGCCAGCGTCGTGACCAACGACCAGATTCGCGCCCGTTCGCTTCCCGACCAGCTGCAAACTCTCGTCCTAAACCTGCAGGTTGGTCAGACAACGCCCCCGTTCGGTTCGGTGGAAGAAGGCGTTCGCGTTCTGATGCTGTGCGGCCGCGACGATCCTGTTGCGCAGGGTGGCCCCAGCTTCGACCAGATGATGTCTGAAATCGAAGACGAACGCGTCAGCAAGCGCGCCCAGCGTTACCTCCGCGACCTGCGCAACGACGCCTATATCGAATACAATTGA